One window of Akkermansia biwaensis genomic DNA carries:
- a CDS encoding amidohydrolase, whose translation MISNGKIATLDERGTMAEAVAVKDGKILAVGSDEDIAKYKGPDTQAIDAGKRTVIPGLNDSHLHVIRGGLNYNMELRWDGVPSLADALRMLKEQARRTPPGQWVRVVGGWSEFQFAERRMPTLEEINEVAPDTPVFVLHLYCRAMLNKAALRACGYTKDTPNPPAGEIQHDSDGNPTGLLIARPNATILYATLAKGPKLPVEHQINSTRHFMRELNRLGLTSIIDAGGGYQNYPEDYEVIEELHKRGEMTVRIAYNLFTQRPKEEKEDFAKWIKMTEPGEGDDYYRCNGAGEMLVFSAADFEDFLEPRPDLPADMESELKGVVSLLAANKWPFRLHATYNESISRFLDVYEEVNREIPFEGLHWFFDHCETIDEKNLERVKALGGGIAVQCRMAYQGEYFMDRYGKEAAEHTPPVRRMLEMGIPVGAGTDATRVASYNPWVSLYWLTTGKTVGGARMYREEDCLSREEALRLYTQGSTWFSSETGKKGAIAPGQLADMVVLSEDYFTVPEEDIKKIESVLTIMDGKIVYATGPFKDLDPEPIPVLPEWSPIAVFGGYGAPLHPKKAARAGVPFQQEHQHSCHCHEHGCMHSAFMLMEGMANASRPKYSDFWGSGCGCFAF comes from the coding sequence ATGATCTCAAACGGCAAGATAGCAACGCTGGATGAACGCGGCACCATGGCCGAAGCCGTTGCCGTGAAGGATGGAAAAATTCTGGCTGTCGGTTCCGACGAAGACATCGCCAAATACAAGGGGCCGGATACCCAGGCCATAGACGCCGGGAAAAGAACAGTTATTCCCGGCCTGAACGATTCCCACCTCCACGTCATCCGCGGCGGCCTTAATTACAACATGGAACTGCGCTGGGACGGCGTGCCCTCCCTGGCGGACGCCCTCCGCATGCTCAAGGAGCAGGCCAGAAGAACCCCTCCCGGCCAATGGGTGCGCGTGGTAGGCGGCTGGAGCGAGTTCCAGTTTGCCGAACGCCGCATGCCCACGCTGGAGGAGATCAATGAAGTGGCTCCGGATACGCCCGTGTTTGTCCTGCACCTGTACTGCCGCGCCATGCTCAACAAGGCCGCCCTGCGGGCCTGCGGGTACACGAAGGATACGCCCAACCCTCCCGCCGGAGAAATCCAGCACGACAGCGACGGCAACCCGACGGGCCTGCTGATTGCCCGGCCGAATGCCACCATTCTTTACGCCACGCTGGCCAAGGGACCCAAGCTGCCCGTGGAGCACCAGATCAATTCCACCCGCCATTTCATGAGGGAACTCAACCGTCTGGGATTGACCAGCATCATTGACGCGGGAGGCGGCTACCAGAATTATCCGGAGGATTACGAGGTGATTGAAGAATTGCACAAGCGCGGGGAAATGACCGTGCGCATTGCCTACAATTTGTTCACCCAGAGGCCCAAGGAAGAGAAGGAAGATTTTGCCAAGTGGATCAAGATGACGGAACCCGGGGAAGGGGACGATTATTACCGCTGCAACGGCGCGGGCGAAATGCTCGTTTTTTCCGCCGCGGATTTTGAAGACTTTCTGGAACCCAGGCCGGACCTTCCCGCAGATATGGAGTCCGAATTGAAGGGCGTAGTCAGCCTGCTGGCCGCCAATAAATGGCCGTTCCGCCTCCACGCCACCTATAATGAGAGCATTTCCCGCTTTCTGGATGTGTATGAGGAGGTGAACCGGGAGATTCCCTTTGAAGGGCTGCACTGGTTCTTCGACCACTGCGAGACCATCGACGAAAAGAACCTGGAACGTGTGAAGGCGCTGGGCGGGGGCATTGCCGTGCAATGCCGCATGGCCTACCAGGGCGAATATTTCATGGACCGCTACGGGAAGGAAGCGGCGGAACATACTCCCCCCGTCCGGAGGATGCTGGAAATGGGCATTCCCGTGGGAGCCGGAACCGATGCCACCCGTGTGGCCAGCTACAATCCCTGGGTGTCCCTGTACTGGCTGACCACCGGGAAGACCGTGGGCGGCGCGCGCATGTACCGGGAGGAAGATTGCCTTTCCCGCGAGGAGGCTCTGCGCCTGTACACTCAGGGCAGTACCTGGTTTTCCTCGGAAACGGGCAAGAAGGGAGCCATTGCCCCCGGGCAGCTTGCGGACATGGTCGTTCTAAGCGAGGATTATTTCACCGTTCCGGAGGAAGATATCAAGAAGATCGAGTCCGTGCTGACCATCATGGACGGCAAGATCGTTTACGCCACGGGTCCGTTCAAGGATCTGGACCCGGAACCCATTCCGGTGCTGCCGGAGTGGTCGCCGATTGCGGTATTCGGCGGTTACGGCGCGCCTCTGCACCCGAAAAAGGCGGCCCGCGCGGGCGTACCCTTCCAGCAGGAACATCAGCATTCCTGCCATTGCCATGAACATGGCTGCATGCATTCCGCTTTCATGCTGATGGAGGGGATGGCCAATGCCTCCCGTCCCAAATACTCCGATTTCTGGGGCTCCGGGTGTGGATGCTTCGCGTTCTGA
- a CDS encoding antibiotic biosynthesis monooxygenase yields the protein MDPSDEVTVVVRRHILPGHEAQFEHAMRDFVNFVLGCPGHVGISVLRPNDGNGEYVVVDRFANAAARKALVSSPEYERWMKLLGAHTEGEPDMQEMNGLDAWLNQPGSPMKTPPRYKTAVATYLGVCVVIFLLNITVGDLIHSLPAWLSFLFFNACVVALLTWVFMPLISRMLSSWLFSPAAETIPNHNENSEK from the coding sequence ATGGACCCTTCCGATGAAGTGACTGTAGTCGTGCGCCGGCACATTCTGCCGGGCCATGAAGCCCAGTTTGAGCATGCCATGAGGGATTTTGTCAATTTTGTACTGGGTTGTCCCGGGCATGTGGGCATCAGCGTCTTGAGGCCGAACGACGGGAACGGGGAATATGTGGTGGTGGACCGTTTTGCCAATGCCGCCGCCAGAAAGGCCCTGGTTTCCTCCCCTGAGTATGAACGCTGGATGAAGTTGCTGGGGGCCCATACGGAAGGCGAACCGGACATGCAGGAGATGAATGGGCTGGACGCCTGGCTGAACCAGCCGGGCAGCCCCATGAAGACGCCTCCGCGTTACAAGACGGCAGTGGCCACCTATCTGGGGGTGTGCGTCGTCATTTTTCTTTTGAATATTACTGTGGGAGACCTGATTCACAGCCTGCCCGCATGGCTTTCCTTTCTCTTCTTCAATGCCTGCGTGGTGGCTCTGCTGACCTGGGTGTTCATGCCGCTGATCAGCCGCATGCTGTCTTCCTGGCTTTTCAGCCCGGCTGCGGAGACAATCCCTAACCATAATGAAAATAGTGAAAAATAA
- a CDS encoding hydrolase: MSSHYHQLYTPEDTAVVFIDHQPQMTFGVASINRADLINNVTLLAKASKLFQVPTIITAVETESFSGYVWPQLLDVFPGQHVIERTSMNSWDSDEFRKAIKATGRKNILLTGLWTEVCVTWPAIEMMGDGYNIYVVEDCCGATSRDAQKAALSRITQAGGTRLTTIAAILEFQRDWKNKEHYDALMNLLKQQGGAYGVGVEYAYTMIHHAPQSAVSPQVVKHDH; the protein is encoded by the coding sequence ATGTCGTCACACTATCATCAGCTTTACACCCCGGAAGATACTGCCGTGGTATTCATTGACCATCAGCCCCAGATGACCTTTGGCGTAGCCAGCATCAACCGGGCGGACCTGATCAACAACGTTACCCTGCTGGCCAAGGCTTCCAAATTGTTCCAGGTGCCCACCATCATCACCGCCGTGGAAACGGAAAGCTTTTCCGGGTATGTCTGGCCGCAGCTGCTGGACGTGTTCCCCGGCCAGCACGTGATTGAACGCACCTCCATGAATTCCTGGGATTCCGACGAGTTCCGCAAGGCCATCAAGGCGACGGGACGCAAGAATATCCTGCTTACCGGTCTTTGGACGGAAGTGTGCGTCACCTGGCCGGCCATTGAAATGATGGGCGACGGATACAACATTTACGTGGTGGAAGACTGCTGCGGCGCCACCTCCCGTGATGCCCAGAAGGCCGCCCTTTCCCGCATTACCCAGGCGGGCGGAACCCGGCTGACGACTATTGCCGCCATTCTGGAATTCCAGCGCGACTGGAAGAACAAGGAACATTACGATGCCCTGATGAATCTGCTCAAGCAGCAGGGCGGAGCCTACGGCGTGGGCGTGGAATACGCCTACACGATGATTCACCACGCTCCCCAGTCTGCGGTGTCCCCGCAGGTGGTGAAGCATGATCATTAA